A single genomic interval of Chitinivibrionales bacterium harbors:
- a CDS encoding LysM peptidoglycan-binding domain-containing protein, giving the protein MFYFLNFRGIFAVIKHFISRLLLIVFLSVFICLFETGCSSSTQMIEQTTSVQPDTVFFIDSVEKIDELVSDTAPSLDYLQRLLDTAESLCRDSSFEEGIAHIREAIEVITSFEQLPDSAQKEMSPFYNRIVDIYSSFVPPRYFESIPDEISAMVFNRRLSQSLDSLRVSPEDSSSLAALLCHSKVNYDVPMAWNDRIYTALMFYSKGKKGPVGRWLQRAAYYLPFMQKMFVDSGLPRDLAYLPLIESGFNPKAYSYAHASGIWQFIPSTGRIYGLRQSYWLDERRDPVKSTQSAIKYLTKLYDQFNDWHLALAAYNCGEGRVERSIGRADTHDYWHLRLPRQTMNYVPKYISSLIVAKNPECFSYTMPDTTPFNLDTLHFSDCIDMKTVAEGIGCDEKEIRKINPHILRWCTPPDHSDVLLYLPPGTKEKFKEFYARIPDEKKVKWYRYRVSYGDNLIAIAQKFKVPVAAIKSVNRLRTSRIVAGKYLFIPIPVNRKSPVVAKSSTPAKSSRHNELEEAKAFRNKGLKPVKYRVRSGDTVYDLAKLFGVAPKDIMRWNQITRSRNLKAGQILTLYVVWDDTNPEPDALKKSPPSGKRQYHTVRKGDNLYQISQRLNVPLEALMEWNDLNESRPLIHAGQKLVYYSSKQRNNSSNLSPSVSSPPKRREAIRYKIKRGDNLSSLSRLFEVSVGEILALNNLSLKSILKPGEIVLVPSRKQISHNRHSTRIVYYEIKKGDNLWKIANHYGITVNRLCKLNRLTQSSILAPGDTLRVVSSENL; this is encoded by the coding sequence ATGTTCTATTTTTTAAATTTTAGAGGGATTTTTGCTGTGATCAAACATTTCATTTCTCGCCTGCTGCTTATAGTTTTTCTATCGGTTTTTATTTGTCTGTTCGAAACAGGATGCTCCTCATCAACACAGATGATTGAGCAAACGACATCGGTACAACCCGACACGGTCTTTTTCATCGATTCTGTAGAGAAGATCGATGAATTGGTAAGCGATACCGCGCCGTCATTGGACTATTTGCAGCGTCTCCTTGACACTGCAGAATCCCTTTGCCGTGATTCATCTTTTGAGGAAGGTATTGCTCATATTCGTGAGGCCATAGAAGTCATAACGTCATTTGAGCAGCTTCCCGATTCTGCTCAAAAGGAGATGAGTCCTTTTTATAATCGAATTGTTGATATTTATTCATCCTTTGTCCCCCCCCGATATTTTGAAAGCATTCCTGATGAAATATCGGCGATGGTATTCAATCGCCGCCTCTCTCAATCTCTCGATTCACTCCGGGTGTCTCCCGAAGACAGTTCTTCCCTTGCAGCGCTCCTTTGTCACAGCAAGGTTAACTATGATGTTCCCATGGCCTGGAACGATCGTATCTACACGGCGTTAATGTTTTACAGTAAAGGTAAAAAAGGTCCGGTAGGAAGGTGGCTTCAACGGGCAGCCTATTACCTCCCCTTTATGCAAAAAATGTTTGTCGACAGCGGTCTTCCCCGAGATCTGGCCTATCTTCCTCTGATAGAGAGCGGATTCAACCCCAAAGCCTACTCCTACGCCCATGCATCGGGTATATGGCAATTTATCCCATCCACGGGCAGAATTTACGGGTTGCGGCAAAGTTATTGGCTCGATGAACGAAGAGATCCCGTCAAATCGACCCAGTCGGCGATAAAATATCTGACCAAGTTGTATGACCAGTTCAATGACTGGCACCTGGCGCTCGCCGCCTATAACTGCGGAGAAGGCAGGGTCGAACGGTCAATTGGACGGGCGGATACACATGATTACTGGCATCTCAGACTTCCACGACAAACAATGAATTATGTGCCTAAGTATATTTCTTCGCTTATTGTGGCAAAAAATCCCGAATGTTTTAGTTACACCATGCCCGATACGACCCCATTCAATCTGGATACACTTCATTTCAGTGATTGTATCGATATGAAAACAGTTGCCGAAGGGATCGGGTGCGATGAAAAAGAGATTCGGAAAATTAATCCACACATACTGCGATGGTGCACACCGCCCGATCACAGCGATGTTCTTCTCTATCTGCCACCGGGCACAAAAGAAAAGTTCAAGGAATTTTATGCCCGGATTCCCGATGAAAAGAAAGTTAAATGGTACCGCTATCGTGTCAGCTACGGTGACAACCTTATCGCCATAGCTCAAAAATTCAAAGTCCCGGTTGCGGCAATAAAATCCGTCAATCGTCTCAGAACAAGCAGGATCGTTGCCGGCAAATATCTCTTTATTCCGATACCGGTAAATCGGAAATCGCCTGTCGTTGCAAAGAGCAGCACCCCGGCAAAATCATCACGGCACAATGAGCTTGAAGAAGCCAAAGCTTTCCGGAATAAGGGACTCAAACCTGTAAAATACAGGGTGAGATCGGGTGATACTGTTTATGATCTGGCCAAACTGTTCGGGGTAGCCCCGAAGGATATCATGCGCTGGAATCAAATCACCCGCTCACGGAACCTGAAAGCAGGACAGATTCTTACTCTTTATGTTGTCTGGGATGATACCAATCCTGAACCTGATGCATTAAAAAAATCGCCTCCATCGGGCAAGCGACAGTACCATACGGTCAGAAAGGGAGACAACCTTTATCAAATTTCTCAGCGATTGAATGTCCCTCTGGAAGCACTCATGGAATGGAACGATTTAAATGAATCCCGTCCGTTGATCCATGCAGGACAGAAACTGGTATACTACTCCTCAAAGCAACGTAATAATTCCTCGAACCTATCCCCTTCAGTTTCTTCTCCACCAAAGAGAAGAGAGGCGATTCGTTACAAGATCAAAAGAGGCGACAACCTGAGTTCTCTGAGCCGGTTGTTTGAAGTTTCCGTAGGTGAGATTCTTGCATTGAACAACCTCTCTCTCAAATCAATTCTCAAACCGGGAGAGATCGTCTTGGTACCTTCCAGAAAACAAATTTCCCATAATCGTCACTCGACGCGCATAGTATATTACGAGATAAAGAAAGGGGATAACCTCTGGAAAATTGCCAATCATTACGGCATAACGGTTAACCGGCTCTGCAAACTCAACCGTCTCACACAATCGTCGATCCTTGCCCCCGGTGATACCCTGCGAGTCGTTTCATCGGAGAATTTATGA
- the sppA gene encoding signal peptide peptidase SppA, giving the protein MKKRQKIIIALIILLPVVLGIMIISSRGKTGASLSLQKKIGLVRITDVIYSSDLYTRQLREFRNDNSIAGVIIRVNSPGGTVAPSQEIYSEIMRFRDFHKPVVVSMENIAASGGYYVACAAKTIFANPGTLTGSFGVYMRFPHFYELSEKIGIDMTTIKAGKFKDLGNPYRKITPKEKDLLQNLLDDTHNQFIEDIAQARSLNHDSVRALADGRIFTGRQALRLGLVDTLGSHTDAAEYIKSVCGLPDNTKIIEKRPSEGIWKDLLMNKMTAWFPLLRRFQMPSGTYFLFSGY; this is encoded by the coding sequence ATGAAGAAACGCCAGAAAATTATTATAGCTCTGATAATCTTGCTTCCGGTTGTCCTGGGCATTATGATCATCAGTAGCCGGGGAAAAACCGGCGCCTCGCTCAGCCTGCAAAAGAAAATTGGCCTCGTTCGCATCACCGATGTTATTTATAGTTCCGACCTTTATACCCGGCAGTTACGGGAATTCCGGAATGATAATTCGATTGCAGGGGTGATTATCAGGGTTAATTCGCCCGGAGGCACTGTTGCTCCATCACAGGAAATCTATTCTGAAATCATGCGTTTTCGCGATTTCCATAAACCGGTTGTGGTCAGCATGGAAAATATCGCTGCATCGGGTGGCTATTATGTTGCCTGTGCGGCCAAGACAATTTTCGCTAATCCGGGAACACTTACCGGGAGTTTCGGTGTCTATATGCGATTTCCCCATTTTTATGAGCTTTCGGAAAAAATCGGCATCGATATGACAACAATCAAAGCCGGAAAATTCAAAGACCTCGGAAATCCTTATCGAAAAATCACCCCCAAAGAAAAAGATTTGTTGCAGAATCTTCTTGACGACACTCACAACCAGTTTATCGAAGATATTGCACAGGCCAGGTCGCTTAATCACGATTCGGTCAGAGCATTGGCCGATGGCAGGATATTTACCGGAAGGCAGGCATTAAGGCTCGGCCTCGTTGACACCCTGGGAAGCCATACAGATGCTGCAGAGTATATTAAATCTGTCTGTGGTCTTCCGGACAATACTAAAATCATCGAAAAACGGCCTTCAGAGGGAATATGGAAAGATCTTCTTATGAACAAAATGACGGCCTGGTTTCCTCTCCTGCGTCGATTTCAAATGCCGTCGGGAACCTATTTTCTTTTTAGCGGATACTGA
- a CDS encoding histone H1, which translates to MSLQPLLDEMESLKAEYEKFERGNKSAGTRARKSLQTIKKIAQDLRVEIQENKKS; encoded by the coding sequence ATGAGTCTTCAGCCGTTGCTCGATGAAATGGAATCACTTAAAGCTGAATATGAAAAATTTGAGCGGGGAAATAAATCTGCGGGTACCAGAGCGCGGAAATCTCTTCAGACCATTAAAAAAATAGCACAAGATCTTCGTGTTGAGATCCAGGAGAACAAAAAAAGCTAA
- a CDS encoding ATP-binding cassette domain-containing protein, which translates to MIEVDNLNKQFGTVHAVKDVAFQIQKGEILGFLGPNGAGKTTTMRIITCFIPATSGKVRIDGLDIHEHDLEVRRKIGYLPENAPLYNDMTVDEYLRFVGEIRGLKGNSLDSRINEMYTVCGLGKMSQRHIGHLSKGYRQRVGLAQAMIHSPEILILDEPMSGLDPNQIIEIRQLIKRLGEQITVVYCSHILSEVSATCSRIVIINNGSIVASGTPAELSAKEGSGMRYFMTVNASRDSLTQHLPQIEGVSNFTLNETDGGWFETAVFLDSEQEIGDKLFKCAVDNGWTLAELKKETASLEDVFTRLTRDE; encoded by the coding sequence ATGATTGAAGTTGATAATCTGAACAAGCAGTTCGGTACGGTACATGCCGTTAAAGATGTTGCTTTTCAGATTCAAAAAGGAGAAATTCTGGGATTTCTCGGCCCCAATGGCGCCGGAAAAACAACCACGATGCGTATAATTACCTGTTTTATTCCCGCAACATCGGGTAAGGTTCGCATTGATGGCCTGGATATTCATGAACATGATCTGGAAGTGAGAAGAAAAATCGGATATCTCCCCGAAAATGCACCGCTCTATAACGATATGACCGTCGATGAGTATTTGCGTTTTGTGGGCGAAATCCGTGGCCTGAAGGGAAATTCGCTGGATTCGCGAATTAATGAGATGTATACCGTATGCGGTCTTGGTAAAATGAGTCAGCGTCATATCGGCCATCTCTCCAAAGGCTACCGTCAGCGTGTCGGCCTTGCACAGGCGATGATCCACAGCCCGGAAATACTTATCCTCGATGAGCCCATGTCCGGCCTTGACCCCAATCAGATTATTGAAATCAGACAGTTGATTAAAAGACTGGGAGAGCAGATTACCGTTGTTTACTGCTCCCATATTCTTTCCGAAGTTTCGGCCACCTGCAGCCGCATTGTAATCATTAACAACGGTTCAATCGTGGCATCCGGAACTCCGGCCGAGCTTTCGGCTAAAGAAGGCTCAGGAATGCGGTATTTTATGACGGTAAATGCGAGTAGAGATTCGCTTACACAACACCTTCCTCAGATAGAGGGTGTTTCGAATTTCACGCTCAATGAAACAGATGGCGGCTGGTTTGAAACCGCTGTTTTTCTCGATTCGGAACAAGAAATTGGAGATAAACTTTTTAAGTGCGCAGTCGATAACGGCTGGACACTTGCAGAATTGAAGAAGGAAACCGCAAGTCTCGAGGACGTCTTCACACGCCTTACAAGGGATGAATAA
- a CDS encoding ABC transporter permease subunit — MQNILAIFKKEFRAYFLSPIAYVYITVYLVVTNFLFFQGFFLINQADMRGYFGLLPWVFLFFIPAVTMRTWAEEKKLKTMELLLTWPVKDVDVVIGKFLASFAFLGIIIVLSVTIPITIAFLGNPDLGPIIGSYVGALLMGAAYISIGLWVSSLTENQIVAFILGVVVTFVLFIIGSPFVTMAINQPLLVSVLTYLGLGNHFESIGRGVVDSRDIVYYFSVIGFFLFLNVRSIESRKWE, encoded by the coding sequence ATGCAAAATATATTAGCAATATTCAAAAAAGAATTCAGAGCGTATTTTCTGTCGCCAATCGCTTACGTATACATCACTGTATACCTTGTCGTTACCAACTTTTTATTTTTCCAGGGTTTCTTTCTGATTAATCAGGCCGATATGCGCGGCTATTTCGGACTGCTTCCCTGGGTATTCCTTTTCTTTATTCCGGCGGTCACCATGCGTACATGGGCCGAAGAAAAGAAGCTCAAAACAATGGAACTCCTTCTCACCTGGCCGGTTAAAGATGTCGATGTGGTTATCGGAAAATTCCTGGCAAGCTTTGCTTTCCTGGGAATTATTATCGTTCTTTCGGTTACCATACCAATCACTATTGCCTTCCTCGGAAATCCCGATTTAGGTCCGATAATCGGCTCTTATGTCGGCGCCCTTCTCATGGGGGCAGCCTATATCTCAATCGGACTCTGGGTATCATCTCTTACCGAGAATCAGATTGTAGCTTTCATTCTTGGTGTTGTCGTAACTTTTGTTCTGTTTATAATCGGAAGTCCCTTTGTTACCATGGCAATCAATCAACCTCTTCTTGTTTCGGTGCTTACCTATCTCGGATTAGGCAATCATTTCGAAAGCATTGGAAGAGGAGTGGTCGACAGCAGGGATATTGTCTATTACTTTTCGGTAATCGGCTTTTTTCTTTTCCTCAATGTCCGTTCTATTGAAAGTAGGAAGTGGGAATAG
- a CDS encoding DUF4340 domain-containing protein, which translates to MKTKNLITSGIALIVVILIVVFANQIANKKPSDKALKFFPEFSVEKCSAFQIADSKDTVKVKRKGDIWIVVEPNEKEAMQKSSNSPLIDEMDSADVGKEESSGLAHQITEYPADSAAVQSALEKFEKMKKDEVISQNPEKQELFEVDEGNGVLVEVWNDKGNSIGKFRIGKKGTDWSSHYVRPVGSNTVYSVRGSIKYSFFTEVKRWRDKSIVEFNKDRLKTITLTKQGSELVLEKEIDTASNAIWNIVTPDGKVKAKKAEVDKIVNEFATFRCAAWEEDPSLTAEDMGFDEPEIVITAKLDNGDVKKAIIGNQKDETSRFWVTTPDRDYVYLVNENIIKRFDEAKFEDLKEEETEEVAEKEA; encoded by the coding sequence ATGAAGACTAAAAATCTGATTACTTCAGGTATAGCGCTAATTGTTGTAATCCTCATCGTTGTATTCGCCAATCAGATAGCGAATAAAAAACCATCCGATAAGGCTCTTAAATTTTTTCCGGAGTTTTCTGTAGAAAAATGCTCCGCATTTCAAATAGCGGATTCAAAGGATACCGTCAAAGTCAAGCGTAAGGGTGATATCTGGATTGTGGTTGAGCCGAATGAAAAAGAGGCAATGCAGAAAAGTAGCAATAGCCCTCTCATTGATGAAATGGACAGTGCTGATGTCGGCAAAGAAGAGTCTTCCGGCTTGGCCCACCAAATCACCGAATATCCTGCTGATAGCGCAGCGGTCCAATCGGCCCTGGAAAAGTTCGAAAAAATGAAAAAGGATGAAGTAATATCTCAAAATCCCGAAAAACAGGAGCTGTTCGAGGTCGATGAAGGAAACGGTGTGTTGGTAGAAGTATGGAATGATAAAGGCAACTCGATTGGAAAATTCCGTATCGGTAAAAAGGGCACAGACTGGAGCAGCCATTATGTCCGACCGGTAGGATCGAATACGGTTTACAGTGTACGGGGAAGCATTAAATACTCCTTTTTCACCGAGGTTAAACGATGGCGGGATAAATCCATTGTCGAGTTTAACAAAGACCGGCTGAAAACAATTACGCTCACAAAGCAGGGATCTGAACTTGTGCTGGAAAAAGAAATCGATACGGCGTCAAATGCAATCTGGAACATCGTTACTCCCGACGGCAAAGTAAAAGCGAAAAAGGCGGAAGTCGACAAAATTGTTAACGAATTCGCCACCTTCCGTTGTGCTGCATGGGAAGAAGATCCCTCGTTGACGGCGGAAGATATGGGTTTTGACGAACCGGAAATTGTTATCACTGCCAAACTTGATAACGGCGACGTGAAAAAAGCCATTATCGGGAACCAGAAAGATGAGACCTCACGTTTCTGGGTAACTACTCCGGATAGAGATTATGTATACCTCGTTAACGAAAATATTATTAAAAGATTTGATGAAGCCAAATTTGAAGATTTAAAAGAAGAAGAAACAGAAGAGGTGGCTGAAAAAGAAGCCTGA
- a CDS encoding HAMP domain-containing protein, which produces MDLCRFCRAFSIHGSNIPANLKRRTAVTQKKAFVRKHVFINRRLQGQYMLTFLIPMLIMLIFWLGTLYFASQSIINTTVSTIKKDIDNTIAVELQDISNPKVATYRNVVDEIRYYLRGFSSNKEYRQAVLSSLLWIFGAGLLLVIIQIVLLTIFFSHRVAGPVYRFEKACHSLIEGDYTEEIRLRKNDEMKNLASLFNDAIRKTRERLLALKDTANEEKKKETLSSIQI; this is translated from the coding sequence ATGGATTTATGCCGATTTTGCAGGGCATTTTCCATTCACGGATCGAATATCCCAGCAAATCTTAAAAGGAGAACCGCCGTGACCCAGAAAAAAGCCTTTGTTCGGAAACATGTTTTCATCAACCGTCGACTCCAGGGGCAGTACATGTTGACGTTCCTGATTCCCATGCTGATAATGCTGATTTTCTGGCTGGGTACCCTCTATTTTGCATCCCAGAGTATCATTAATACGACGGTATCTACCATAAAAAAGGATATCGATAATACCATTGCAGTCGAGCTTCAGGATATTTCCAATCCCAAAGTGGCTACCTACAGAAATGTTGTCGATGAAATTCGTTATTACCTTCGGGGGTTTTCATCCAATAAAGAGTATCGACAAGCCGTACTCTCTTCACTGCTCTGGATTTTCGGCGCAGGATTGTTACTGGTTATAATCCAGATTGTGCTTTTAACAATATTTTTCTCTCATCGCGTGGCCGGACCGGTATATCGATTTGAAAAGGCATGTCATTCTTTAATTGAAGGAGATTATACCGAAGAAATCAGGCTGCGTAAAAATGATGAGATGAAAAACCTGGCATCGTTGTTCAATGATGCTATCAGGAAGACTCGTGAACGGCTGCTGGCACTTAAAGACACAGCCAATGAAGAAAAAAAGAAAGAAACCCTGTCATCAATTCAGATTTAG
- a CDS encoding HDIG domain-containing protein, translating to MTEKQSQNKNNSNTKETRLKAAKRDTDSIAIANRNNKKFAPIHKFFSSPVTILVCTALFLILFSPFVSTVQTFDLPNEGEVAQETIIAPFTFDILKSHDELERERQNAMDQVLLVLDFNPEIQNKVREKFLALRNIIDTLSDAGVSDSIKSSIKTQLSKELPDNTIKSLLKRPYLLDDALFQAEQALESGICAVLLVPSENALEELREKYNSPFERYLIYDKAFVTLRKDTLYKLTVKHRDLPVKAIALENIVNALKIERMFDHEALNALYELLDTYMQPNVTVNGKATALARQQAAREVLPIKGKVIKDTEIMRKHQVVTREMIEKLSSLREALRKQYSIADHFKLIAGYSGRTLLGIILLVLLGFYVATFRYGLLQKSRHLWALSWIIVVQMALIRAGLLLVPKFFKGNSELSAVVPEYLIPTAVATILVTILFDLELSIIVGIFISVLYGILLGFNHGLFLYALLGTAIASFSYRNIRYRWDFFRAMPPVAGAYVLFILIWHLISSEFFPLEIMQNIGLSLINVISSTFLAMMLCAIFENLFDISTDMTLVELADMNHPILKRLSIEAAGTYNHSVLVGNLAESAAAQVGANPLLARVSSYYHDIGKIDKSDYFVENHISDKNIHNKLSPHMSALIICSHVKEGIELARKHKLPRVIQDSIRQHHGSSMVSFFFDKAVEQDPHKQVKKEDFRYPGPIPQTRENAIIMLADSVEAASRSLATSSPKLLRELVKKIIRDKLNTGQLDQCNLTLRDLDKIVDGFMPILQGIFHSRIEYPSKS from the coding sequence ATGACTGAAAAGCAATCTCAGAATAAAAATAACTCGAATACTAAAGAGACAAGGCTGAAAGCTGCTAAGCGGGATACAGATTCTATCGCTATAGCAAATCGGAATAATAAAAAATTTGCTCCGATTCATAAGTTTTTCTCTTCGCCGGTAACGATTCTTGTTTGCACCGCACTTTTTCTCATTCTCTTTTCGCCTTTTGTTTCAACGGTTCAAACATTTGATCTTCCCAATGAGGGTGAGGTTGCACAAGAAACAATTATTGCACCATTCACTTTTGATATTTTAAAATCCCATGATGAGCTGGAGCGGGAAAGACAGAATGCGATGGATCAGGTTCTTCTGGTGCTCGATTTCAATCCTGAGATTCAAAATAAAGTGCGTGAAAAGTTTCTCGCGTTGCGGAATATTATCGACACTCTCTCAGATGCAGGTGTATCCGATTCGATCAAATCATCAATCAAGACTCAGTTGTCGAAGGAACTGCCCGATAACACGATTAAAAGCCTTTTAAAACGGCCGTATTTGCTTGATGATGCGCTGTTTCAGGCAGAGCAGGCGCTGGAAAGCGGAATATGTGCGGTCCTTCTGGTGCCCTCTGAAAATGCTTTGGAAGAACTCAGGGAAAAATATAACAGCCCTTTTGAACGGTACCTCATCTATGATAAGGCTTTTGTCACACTCCGCAAAGATACCCTCTATAAGCTGACCGTCAAACATCGGGATCTTCCCGTTAAAGCGATAGCGTTGGAAAATATCGTTAATGCCTTGAAAATCGAACGTATGTTTGATCACGAGGCTCTTAATGCCCTCTATGAGCTGCTTGATACCTATATGCAGCCAAACGTTACGGTGAATGGGAAAGCTACAGCACTGGCCCGTCAGCAGGCAGCCCGGGAAGTCTTGCCGATTAAGGGAAAAGTAATTAAAGATACCGAAATAATGAGGAAACATCAGGTCGTAACCCGGGAAATGATTGAAAAGTTGAGTTCTCTTCGTGAAGCTCTTCGGAAACAGTACAGCATAGCGGATCATTTCAAGCTTATCGCCGGATATTCCGGCAGAACACTCCTGGGAATAATCTTATTGGTTTTGCTTGGTTTTTATGTTGCTACATTCCGTTACGGCTTGCTACAGAAAAGCCGCCATCTCTGGGCTCTTTCATGGATTATAGTCGTCCAGATGGCGCTTATTCGTGCAGGTTTGCTCTTGGTTCCTAAGTTTTTTAAGGGGAATTCGGAGCTGAGTGCGGTAGTTCCGGAGTATTTAATTCCAACCGCTGTTGCAACAATTCTGGTCACTATTCTTTTTGATCTGGAATTGAGCATAATCGTTGGCATATTTATCTCGGTCCTGTACGGCATTTTACTGGGATTTAATCACGGGCTATTTCTTTATGCACTTTTAGGGACGGCCATTGCCAGCTTTTCCTATCGAAACATCAGGTATCGGTGGGATTTTTTCAGAGCCATGCCGCCCGTTGCCGGGGCATACGTTCTTTTTATCCTTATATGGCATCTTATCAGTTCAGAATTTTTTCCTCTTGAAATAATGCAGAATATCGGTTTAAGTCTCATAAATGTAATTTCTTCGACATTTCTGGCGATGATGCTCTGCGCGATATTCGAGAATCTTTTTGATATTTCTACCGATATGACCCTGGTCGAGCTTGCGGATATGAATCATCCGATTTTGAAACGGCTGTCGATTGAGGCTGCCGGAACCTATAATCACAGCGTTTTAGTTGGTAATCTTGCCGAATCCGCCGCCGCACAGGTGGGAGCCAATCCCTTGCTGGCACGGGTATCCTCCTATTATCATGATATCGGAAAAATTGATAAATCCGATTATTTTGTGGAAAACCATATCAGTGATAAAAATATTCATAACAAGCTTTCTCCTCATATGAGTGCGCTTATCATATGTTCTCATGTGAAGGAGGGGATTGAATTGGCTCGAAAGCATAAACTTCCACGGGTTATTCAGGACAGTATCCGCCAGCATCATGGTTCAAGCATGGTCTCCTTCTTTTTTGATAAGGCAGTGGAGCAGGATCCGCATAAACAGGTTAAAAAGGAAGATTTCCGGTATCCCGGTCCGATCCCCCAAACGCGGGAAAATGCGATTATTATGCTCGCAGATTCCGTTGAAGCTGCATCCAGGAGCCTGGCAACATCATCACCAAAACTCCTTCGGGAACTCGTGAAAAAAATTATTCGAGATAAACTTAATACCGGACAGCTCGACCAGTGTAACCTGACGCTTCGGGACCTGGATAAGATCGTCGATGGATTTATGCCGATTTTGCAGGGCATTTTCCATTCACGGATCGAATATCCCAGCAAATCTTAA
- a CDS encoding nucleotide sugar dehydrogenase, which translates to MAENNFKKKILCIGAGYVGGPTMAVIAEKCPEYRVTVVDINEKKIEAWNSNNLPIYEPGLYDTVEKARGRNLFFSTALDENIKDADIIFVSVNTPTKSFGEGAGKAADLQYWERTARKIVEVSDSDKIVIEKSTLPVRTARAMERILNDGEKGVHFEVISNPEFLAEGTAIQDLLNPDRILIGSHENESGKKASNEICDIYAHWVPKKKIVTSNIWSAELSKLTANAFLAQRISSINSLSALCEKTEADISQVACAVGMDKRIGNKFLNASVGFGGSCFKKDILNLVYICEYYGLTEVARYWKSVVEINEYQEHRFFQTMVRVMFNTVAGKRIALLGFAFKADTGDTRESPAIYIARKLLDEKAEVVVSDPKALDNAKIDLADCIDKVGFVADPYKAAEGAHAIAVLTEWQEYTNLDYEKIYRKMKHPAFIFDGRNILDHEYLYSLGFSVFPIGKRSLKHF; encoded by the coding sequence ATGGCAGAAAATAATTTCAAGAAAAAGATATTATGTATCGGTGCCGGATATGTCGGCGGGCCGACAATGGCGGTTATTGCCGAAAAGTGTCCGGAATATCGGGTGACTGTTGTAGATATTAACGAAAAGAAGATAGAAGCCTGGAATTCAAATAACCTTCCCATCTATGAGCCTGGTCTTTACGATACAGTAGAAAAGGCAAGAGGGAGAAACCTTTTCTTTTCGACAGCCCTGGATGAAAATATAAAGGATGCGGATATCATATTTGTTTCGGTGAATACGCCGACAAAATCATTTGGCGAGGGCGCCGGAAAGGCGGCCGATCTTCAATACTGGGAACGAACGGCACGGAAAATTGTTGAGGTGTCTGATTCGGATAAAATTGTTATCGAAAAAAGTACCCTTCCGGTAAGGACCGCCCGGGCCATGGAGCGGATCTTAAACGATGGAGAAAAGGGAGTTCATTTTGAGGTCATTTCCAATCCGGAATTTCTCGCCGAGGGAACGGCAATCCAGGACCTTCTCAATCCCGACCGTATCCTGATCGGATCTCATGAAAATGAAAGCGGCAAAAAGGCCTCTAATGAGATCTGTGATATCTATGCCCACTGGGTACCGAAGAAGAAAATTGTAACAAGTAATATTTGGAGTGCCGAATTGTCAAAGCTGACCGCAAATGCTTTTCTGGCACAACGCATCTCATCAATCAACAGTCTCTCTGCGCTCTGTGAAAAAACCGAGGCCGACATTTCCCAGGTAGCCTGCGCAGTGGGGATGGATAAACGGATAGGCAATAAATTTCTCAATGCCAGTGTTGGTTTCGGCGGTTCATGTTTTAAGAAGGATATACTTAACCTGGTATATATATGTGAATATTATGGTCTCACTGAAGTGGCCCGTTACTGGAAAAGTGTTGTGGAAATCAATGAATATCAGGAACATCGATTTTTTCAGACCATGGTACGGGTGATGTTTAACACGGTTGCTGGGAAAAGAATCGCCCTTTTGGGCTTTGCCTTTAAAGCGGATACGGGAGATACGCGGGAATCACCGGCAATCTATATTGCCCGGAAGCTTCTTGATGAAAAAGCAGAAGTTGTGGTCAGTGATCCCAAGGCCCTCGACAATGCAAAGATCGATCTCGCCGATTGTATTGACAAGGTGGGTTTTGTTGCGGACCCTTATAAGGCGGCGGAAGGCGCTCATGCTATTGCCGTGCTCACCGAATGGCAGGAATATACAAATCTTGATTATGAAAAAATATACCGCAAGATGAAACATCCGGCATTTATATTCGATGGACGCAATATTCTTGATCATGAATATCTCTATTCACTGGGATTTAGTGTTTTTCCCATAGGAAAACGGTCATTAAAACATTTTTAA